Sequence from the Streptomyces sp. NBC_00358 genome:
TCACCGCGGTCGCGCGGAAGAAGGCGAAGGGCTTCTCGCTGGGCATGGGCCAGCGGCTCGGCATCGCGGGCGCGCTCCTCGGCGACCCGCGGATCCTCATGTTCGACGAGCCGGTCAACGGCCTCGACCCCGAGGGCATCCACTGGATCCGCAACCTGATGAAATCACTCGCCGCGCAGGGCCGTACGATCTTCGTCTCCTCCCACCTCATGAGCGAGATGGCGCTGACCGCCGACCATCTCGTCGTCATCGGCCAGGGCCGGCTGCTCGCCGACACCTCGATGGCCGACTTCATCCAGCAGAACTCGCGCTCGTACGTCCGGATCCGCTCCCCGCAGCGCGAGCGGCTGCTCGATGTGCTGCACGGCGCGGGGGTCACCGTCGTCCGGACGGGCAGCGGCGCGCTCGAAGTGGACGACGGGAAACCGGAGCGGATCGGCGAGCTGGCCGCGCAGCACCAGATCGTGCTGCATGAGCTGAGCCCTCAGCAGGCGTCGCTGGAGGAGGCCTTCATGCAGCTGACCGCGGAGTCGGTGGAGTACCACGCGCACACCGACGCGCCGGGGCCGCAGAGCCTGCCGAGTGGTCCGGGAACGCCGGACTCGGCGTTCCCCGCGCCCCCCGTTCCACCCGCGCCCCCCGCTCCCCCTGCCCCGCAATGGGGCGGCGACTGGAAGAAGGGCTGATGGCGGCCACCCAGGTCCTCAAGTCCGAGTGGACCAAGATCCGGTCCGTGTCGTCCACGGTGTGGACGCTGAGCCTCGCGGCGGTCGTCACGATCGCCCTGGGCATCCTCATCTCGCTCCTCTCCAAGAACGAGTTCGACAACCTGAGCCGACAGGACCGGCTCACCTTCGACCCGACGTTCATCAGCTTCGCGGGCATGACCCTGGGTCAGCTCGCGATGATCGTGTTCGGGGTGCTCGTCGTCGGCAACGAATACAGCACCGGAATGATCCGCACCTCGCTCGCGGCGGTCCCGCAGCGCGGCACGTTCCTCTTCAGCAAGGTCGCGGTGGCGGCCGGCCTCGCCCTCGTCGTCGGCGTGATCACCAGCTTCATCACGTTCTTCCTGGGCCAGGCCGCGCTCGGTTCGCACAAGGCGTCGATCAGCGATCCGGGTGTGCTGCGCGCGGTGATCGGCGGGGGGCTCTACATGACGCTCATCGCCGTCTTCTCGATGGGCGTCGCGGCGATGCTGCGCAGTCCGATGCTCTCGCTGGGCATCCTGATGCCGTTCTTCTTCCTGATCTCCAACATCCTGGGCGCGGTGTCCGCGACCAAGAAGGTCGGCCGCTATCTCCCCGACCAGGCCGGCAGCAGGATCCTCCGGGTGGTGACACCCCTCGACGACACTCCCTACGGTCCCTGGGGCGGCCTCGGCATCATGGTGCTGTGGGTCGCCCTGGCCCTGCTCGGCGGCTACGTACTGCTCAAGAAGAGGGACGCGTAGAGCGACGCGCGGGGCTTCGTGCCGAGGGGGGCACCCGGGTCCGGACGGCCCGTGGCTCAGGAGGGGTCCAGGGGCCGCTCACCGCTCGGGCGGGGACGGGGGATCAGCCCGTCGAACTCGGACCATCCCTCCCAGCGCCACACGTCCTTGCCGAGGTCCGGCTGGAGCGGCACGAAACGGCCGAGCTCGAAGTCCCCGGCCTCCAGGTCGAACCAGCGCTCGTCGGCGACCTCGGTCCCGAGCCCGACGGTCCGCGCGGTCAGCCGGACCAGCAGCTTCACCCCCGACGAGCCGGACAGCTCCTTGCCCTGGATCCGGCGGAACGGAAGCTCGGCCACCGGCGCCTCGACCGGTATCCACACGGTGAAGGGCGCCCCGCGCTCCACCGCGAGCCAGCTCCGCTCGTCGGCCGGCTCGCCGTTCGCGTCCAGGACTTTCAGCCACTGCTTGTAGATGACGAGGCTTCCGTCGTGCGGGGAGCGCTCCAGGTAGCGCAG
This genomic interval carries:
- a CDS encoding ABC transporter ATP-binding protein, yielding MIELEGLTKRYGEKVAVNNLTFAVRPGIVTGFLGPNGAGKSTTMRMMLGLDRPTAGDVRIDGQHYDHLKDPLKYIGALLDAQAMHGGRSAFNHLLCLAQSNGIPKARVHEVLDTVGLTAVARKKAKGFSLGMGQRLGIAGALLGDPRILMFDEPVNGLDPEGIHWIRNLMKSLAAQGRTIFVSSHLMSEMALTADHLVVIGQGRLLADTSMADFIQQNSRSYVRIRSPQRERLLDVLHGAGVTVVRTGSGALEVDDGKPERIGELAAQHQIVLHELSPQQASLEEAFMQLTAESVEYHAHTDAPGPQSLPSGPGTPDSAFPAPPVPPAPPAPPAPQWGGDWKKG
- a CDS encoding ABC transporter permease yields the protein MAATQVLKSEWTKIRSVSSTVWTLSLAAVVTIALGILISLLSKNEFDNLSRQDRLTFDPTFISFAGMTLGQLAMIVFGVLVVGNEYSTGMIRTSLAAVPQRGTFLFSKVAVAAGLALVVGVITSFITFFLGQAALGSHKASISDPGVLRAVIGGGLYMTLIAVFSMGVAAMLRSPMLSLGILMPFFFLISNILGAVSATKKVGRYLPDQAGSRILRVVTPLDDTPYGPWGGLGIMVLWVALALLGGYVLLKKRDA